The following proteins are co-located in the Acidimicrobiia bacterium genome:
- a CDS encoding phosphoketolase family protein, which produces MGEDWAVVRSIEESPLAPDELARIDAYWRAANYLSVGQIYLLANPLLRTPLEPAHIKPRLLGHWGTTPGLNLLYAHLDREIVRRDLDVMYVIGPGHGGPAIVANCWLEGTYSEIYTAITRDEPGMAQLFRQFSFPGGIPSHVAPETPGSIHEGGELGYSLSHAFGAAFDNPDLIVACVVGDGEAETGPLATSWHANKFLDPVTDGAVLPILHLNGWKIANPTVLARITDDELTALLQGYGWTPYLVEGDEPARVHQQLAATLDHVVDEIRDIQSRARNGGDASRARWPMVVLRTPKGWTGPKVVDGEPVEGTWRSHQVPLAEVRTRPEHLALLEEWMRSYRPEELFEDDGRPRADIVDWLPRGRRRMCDNPHANGGLLLRDLALPDFRDYAVDVSKPGTTRSEPTRVLGCFLRDVFARNAPYRNFRLFGPDETASNRLDAVYDATGKTWMAEVLPVDEHLAPDGRVMEILSEHTCQGWLEGYLLTGRHGLFSCYEAFTHIVDSMFNQHAKWLQVCRTLSWRRPIASLNYLLTSHVWRQDHNGFTHQDPGFIDLVANKKPEVVRVYLAPDTNCLLSIADHCLRSRDYVNVVVAQKYPSLDWLSIEEAILHCTRGVGIWEFASNDTDGDPDVVLAAAGDVPTLEVMAATDLLRRHLPDVKVRVVNVVDLMRLAPETEHPHGMSEREYDTVFTTDKPVIFAYHGYPWIIHRLTYRRAGHDNLHVRGYKDEGTTTTPFDMVLLNDLDRFRIVMDVVDRVPGLGQRAARLRQDMLDARVRARQWTRTYGEDMPEIAEWSWPY; this is translated from the coding sequence ATGGGGGAAGACTGGGCGGTCGTGAGGTCCATCGAGGAGTCACCGCTCGCACCCGACGAGCTGGCCCGCATCGACGCCTACTGGCGGGCGGCGAACTACCTGTCCGTCGGGCAGATCTACCTGCTCGCGAACCCGTTGCTGCGCACGCCGCTCGAGCCGGCCCACATCAAGCCCCGCCTGCTCGGCCACTGGGGCACGACGCCGGGCCTCAACCTGCTGTACGCCCACCTCGACCGCGAGATCGTGCGCCGCGACCTCGACGTGATGTACGTGATCGGGCCCGGGCACGGTGGGCCGGCGATCGTCGCGAACTGCTGGCTCGAGGGCACCTACAGCGAGATCTACACCGCGATCACCCGCGACGAGCCGGGGATGGCGCAGCTGTTCCGCCAGTTCTCGTTCCCGGGCGGCATCCCCAGCCACGTCGCGCCCGAGACCCCGGGCTCGATCCACGAGGGCGGCGAGCTCGGGTACTCGCTGTCGCACGCGTTCGGCGCGGCCTTCGACAACCCCGACCTGATCGTCGCGTGCGTCGTCGGCGACGGCGAGGCCGAGACCGGACCGCTCGCGACCTCGTGGCACGCGAACAAGTTCCTCGACCCCGTCACGGACGGCGCGGTGCTGCCGATCCTCCACCTCAACGGCTGGAAGATCGCGAACCCGACCGTCCTCGCCCGCATCACCGACGACGAGCTGACCGCACTGCTGCAGGGATACGGGTGGACGCCCTACCTCGTCGAGGGCGACGAGCCCGCGCGTGTGCACCAGCAGCTCGCGGCCACGCTGGACCACGTCGTCGACGAGATCCGCGACATCCAGTCACGGGCGCGCAACGGTGGCGACGCGTCGCGGGCGCGCTGGCCGATGGTCGTGCTGCGCACGCCGAAGGGGTGGACCGGTCCGAAGGTCGTCGACGGCGAGCCCGTCGAGGGCACGTGGCGATCCCACCAGGTGCCGCTCGCCGAGGTCCGCACGCGCCCCGAGCACCTCGCGCTCCTCGAGGAGTGGATGCGCAGCTACCGGCCCGAGGAGCTCTTCGAGGACGACGGCCGGCCGCGCGCCGACATCGTCGACTGGCTGCCGCGCGGCCGGCGGCGGATGTGCGACAACCCGCACGCGAACGGCGGCCTGCTGCTGCGCGACCTCGCGCTCCCGGACTTCCGCGACTACGCCGTCGACGTGTCGAAGCCGGGGACGACCCGTTCGGAGCCCACGCGCGTCCTCGGGTGCTTCTTGCGCGACGTGTTCGCGCGCAACGCGCCGTACCGCAACTTCCGCCTGTTCGGTCCCGACGAGACGGCGTCGAACCGCCTCGACGCCGTGTACGACGCGACGGGCAAGACGTGGATGGCCGAGGTCCTGCCCGTCGACGAGCACCTCGCGCCCGACGGTCGCGTGATGGAGATCCTCAGCGAGCACACGTGCCAGGGATGGCTCGAGGGGTACCTGCTCACCGGACGCCACGGCCTGTTCTCGTGCTACGAGGCGTTCACCCACATCGTCGACTCGATGTTCAACCAGCACGCGAAGTGGCTGCAGGTGTGCCGCACCTTGAGCTGGCGGCGGCCGATCGCGTCGCTGAACTACCTCCTGACGTCCCACGTGTGGCGCCAGGACCACAACGGGTTCACGCACCAGGACCCGGGGTTCATCGACCTCGTCGCGAACAAGAAGCCCGAGGTCGTGCGCGTCTACCTCGCGCCCGACACGAACTGCCTGCTGTCCATCGCCGACCACTGTCTGCGCAGCCGTGACTACGTCAACGTCGTCGTCGCGCAGAAGTACCCGTCGCTCGACTGGCTGAGCATCGAGGAAGCGATCCTGCACTGCACGCGTGGCGTCGGCATCTGGGAGTTCGCGAGCAACGACACCGACGGCGACCCCGACGTCGTCCTCGCCGCGGCCGGGGACGTCCCGACGCTCGAGGTGATGGCCGCGACCGACCTGCTGCGTCGCCACCTCCCGGACGTGAAGGTGCGCGTGGTCAACGTCGTCGATCTCATGCGCCTCGCGCCCGAGACCGAGCACCCGCACGGGATGTCCGAGCGCGAGTACGACACGGTGTTCACGACCGACAAGCCCGTGATCTTCGCCTACCACGGCTACCCGTGGATCATCCACCGCCTGACGTACCGGCGGGCGGGCCACGACAACCTCCACGTCCGCGGCTACAAGGACGAGGGGACGACGACCACGCCGTTCGACATGGTCCTCCTCAACGATCTCGACCGGTTCCGGATCGTCATGGACGTCGTCGACCGCGTCCCGGGACTCGGCCAACGCGCCGCGCGGCTGCGTCAGGACATGCTCGACGCGCGCGTGCGCGCGCGGCAGTGGACGCGCACCTACGGCGAGGACATGCCCGAGATCGCGGAGTGGTCCTGGCCGTACTGA
- a CDS encoding GGDEF domain-containing protein, translating into MNAQLDADFWKRHIDLGLVLYGVSIACSLAYLVVVPGPSRHILYGMAGVALASVLVVVALPRDAIVASPRRLVFFYTWTVFSIAFVLAVTALDGGARSPLALLLLFAVVYCALAYPPYAVVCATALATIGYLVVAVLEGHTEPGRPLMMVVVLTGVGAVSAAAAAARERVRRTLDRLATYDGLTGCLTHRAFHDRVTVEVARAVRHGHVVALVIVDLDHFKAVNDANGHLAGDEMLRRVGEVLGRELRGSDAVGRVGGDEFALLLPETDARGAVALAQQRLADLAADGIGATFGVAQSCGRSTCPTTGGPSAADDTRLLVAAADRALYEAKRAGRGRVLAASCACEATVATA; encoded by the coding sequence GTGAACGCGCAGCTCGACGCCGACTTCTGGAAGCGCCACATCGATCTCGGCCTCGTGCTGTACGGCGTGTCGATCGCGTGCAGCCTGGCGTACCTGGTCGTCGTGCCCGGGCCGAGCCGGCACATCCTGTACGGCATGGCGGGCGTGGCGCTCGCCTCGGTGCTCGTCGTCGTCGCCCTGCCCCGTGACGCGATCGTCGCGTCGCCGCGGCGACTCGTCTTCTTCTACACGTGGACGGTCTTCAGCATCGCGTTCGTCCTCGCGGTCACCGCCCTCGACGGTGGCGCGCGGAGTCCGCTCGCGCTCCTGCTGCTGTTCGCGGTCGTGTACTGCGCGCTCGCATACCCGCCCTACGCGGTGGTGTGCGCGACCGCGCTCGCAACGATCGGCTATCTCGTCGTCGCGGTGCTCGAAGGTCACACCGAGCCCGGCCGCCCGCTGATGATGGTCGTCGTGCTGACGGGTGTCGGGGCGGTCTCCGCGGCGGCGGCCGCCGCACGCGAGCGCGTCCGGCGCACGCTGGACCGGCTCGCGACGTACGACGGCCTCACCGGCTGCCTGACCCATCGCGCCTTCCACGACCGCGTGACCGTCGAGGTGGCACGGGCCGTGCGGCACGGCCACGTCGTCGCGCTCGTGATCGTGGACCTCGACCACTTCAAGGCCGTGAACGACGCCAACGGCCACCTCGCCGGAGACGAGATGCTGCGCCGGGTCGGCGAGGTGCTCGGGCGCGAGCTGCGGGGCAGCGACGCGGTCGGGCGCGTCGGCGGTGACGAGTTCGCGCTCCTGCTGCCCGAGACCGACGCCCGCGGCGCGGTCGCGCTGGCGCAGCAGCGTCTCGCCGACCTCGCCGCGGACGGCATCGGCGCGACGTTCGGCGTCGCGCAGAGCTGCGGCCGGTCGACGTGCCCGACGACGGGCGGTCCGTCGGCGGCCGACGACACGCGCCTGCTGGTCGCGGCCGCGGACCGCGCGCTCTACGAGGCCAAACGCGCAGGACGTGGCCGCGTCCTCGCGGCGTCGTGCGCGTGCGAGGCGACCGTCGCGACGGCGTGA